In Bacillus sp. NP247, one DNA window encodes the following:
- a CDS encoding helix-turn-helix domain-containing protein, translating to MNIGSAMREIRQRKGITIAQICEGTGLSKGFMSQVENNKTSPSISTLETISNFLNVPLPYLLLEQKDRMKIIKKEERKYSVYGKDEQRIEHVAEQGGLRLSLVEISAGFPKENSPNAHEGEECHLVLRGKLEVQHGEDIAIVEEGDSFSWNACVPHIVRNIGEESALLLISSHAENRKRVY from the coding sequence ATGCGTGAAATTCGTCAACGTAAAGGCATAACAATTGCACAAATTTGTGAAGGAACAGGTCTTTCTAAAGGTTTTATGAGTCAAGTTGAAAACAATAAAACATCACCATCTATCTCAACTTTAGAAACGATCTCTAATTTTTTAAATGTTCCCCTTCCTTATTTACTGTTAGAACAAAAGGATCGAATGAAAATTATAAAAAAAGAAGAACGGAAATACAGCGTATACGGTAAAGATGAACAAAGAATTGAGCATGTTGCTGAGCAAGGTGGTCTCCGCCTATCTTTAGTAGAAATTTCTGCCGGATTCCCGAAAGAAAACTCACCAAATGCTCATGAAGGCGAAGAGTGCCATCTTGTATTACGCGGAAAACTGGAAGTTCAACATGGTGAAGATATTGCAATTGTAGAAGAAGGTGATTCTTTCTCCTGGAATGCATGCGTTCCTCATATTGTTCGTAATATAGGTGAAGAGTCTGCGTTATTACTTATCTCTAGTCATGCGGAAAATCGAAAACGCGTTTACTAA